The Methylobacterium sp. PvR107 genome contains a region encoding:
- a CDS encoding lactate utilization protein B, which produces MSVEDLNPREREGVIHPEVRARSDESERSEDGARLQHAEAASKPIRAPQVREPQPRGAKIRGDRPIDQAEAAERFLAAPLHQAAHDERLWDLRKKRDASAHGIPEWEELRELASQIKTHTLSHLDRYLEQFEAAAKANGVHVHWAKDGADHNRIVLEILRSHGAKTLVKSKSMLTEECGFRHHMDANGIEVIETDLGERIQQLDNEEPSHVVAPAVHKTRMDVAEVFAKTLGTDPNNDDAHYLAESQRETTRPYILKADAGMTGCNFAIAETGSVVTCTNEGNADLSGNVPPLQIHSIGIEKIIPKVEHLGVFIRLLSRSALGSPITQYTSHFRAPRKGTEMHMVLVDNGRSERLGLEEFWTSLKCIRCGACMNTCPVYRRSGGLSYGATYSGPIGLIIDPTFNKRKYSTLPFSSTMNGSCTNVCPVKINIHEQIFAWRKVLVEEHQIPALKQGMMKAAGAVLSRPAAYRAAIGAADSALKVLPRFAVYNPLNTWGKKREMPDAPRQTFHAWYKQNRMKETQR; this is translated from the coding sequence ATGAGCGTCGAGGATCTCAATCCCCGCGAGCGCGAGGGCGTCATCCACCCGGAGGTCCGCGCCCGGAGCGACGAGAGCGAGCGCTCCGAGGACGGTGCCCGCCTCCAGCACGCCGAGGCCGCCTCGAAGCCGATCCGCGCGCCGCAGGTCCGCGAGCCGCAGCCCCGCGGCGCGAAGATCCGCGGCGACCGGCCGATCGACCAGGCAGAGGCCGCCGAGCGCTTCCTCGCCGCGCCCCTCCACCAGGCGGCCCATGACGAGCGCCTGTGGGATCTGCGCAAGAAGCGCGACGCCTCCGCGCACGGCATCCCGGAGTGGGAGGAGCTGCGCGAGCTCGCTTCGCAGATCAAGACGCACACGCTGAGCCACCTCGACCGTTACCTCGAGCAGTTCGAGGCGGCCGCGAAAGCCAACGGCGTCCACGTCCACTGGGCGAAGGACGGGGCCGACCACAACCGGATCGTGCTGGAGATCCTGCGCAGCCACGGCGCCAAAACGCTGGTGAAGTCGAAGTCGATGCTCACCGAGGAATGCGGCTTCCGCCACCACATGGACGCCAACGGCATCGAGGTCATCGAGACCGATCTCGGCGAGCGGATCCAGCAGCTCGACAACGAGGAGCCGAGCCACGTCGTCGCCCCGGCGGTCCACAAGACCCGCATGGACGTGGCCGAAGTTTTCGCCAAGACGCTCGGCACCGATCCCAACAACGACGACGCCCATTACCTCGCCGAGAGCCAGCGCGAGACGACGCGACCCTACATCCTGAAGGCCGATGCCGGCATGACCGGCTGCAACTTCGCCATTGCGGAGACCGGCTCGGTCGTCACCTGCACCAACGAGGGCAATGCGGATCTCTCCGGCAACGTGCCGCCGTTGCAGATCCACTCGATCGGCATCGAGAAGATCATCCCGAAGGTCGAGCATCTCGGCGTCTTCATCCGCCTGCTGTCGCGCTCGGCGCTCGGCTCGCCGATCACCCAGTACACCTCGCATTTCCGTGCGCCCCGCAAGGGCACCGAGATGCACATGGTGCTGGTCGATAACGGCCGCTCGGAGCGGCTCGGCCTGGAGGAGTTCTGGACCTCCCTGAAATGCATCCGCTGCGGCGCCTGCATGAACACCTGCCCGGTCTACCGGCGCTCCGGCGGCCTGTCCTACGGGGCGACCTATTCCGGGCCGATCGGCCTGATCATCGATCCGACCTTCAACAAGCGGAAATACTCGACGCTTCCGTTCTCCTCGACGATGAACGGCTCCTGCACCAATGTCTGCCCGGTGAAGATCAACATCCACGAGCAGATCTTCGCGTGGCGCAAGGTGCTGGTCGAGGAGCACCAGATCCCGGCGCTCAAGCAGGGGATGATGAAGGCCGCAGGCGCGGTCCTGTCGCGCCCGGCCGCCTACCGGGCCGCGATCGGCGCGGCGGATTCCGCGCTCAAGGTCCTGCCGCGCTTCGCGGTCTACAACCCGCTCAACACCTGGGGGAAGAAGCGCGAGATGCCGGACGCGCCGCGCCAGACCTTCCATGCCTGGTACAAGCAGAACCGGATGAAGGAAACGCAGCGGTGA
- the ilvD gene encoding dihydroxy-acid dehydratase, translating into MVTVLNDKSKLPSRHVTEGPDRAPHRSYLYAMGLTREQIHQPLVGVASCWNEAAPCNISLMRQAQAVKKGVAAAHGTPREFCTITVTDGIAMGHGGMRASLPSREVIADSVELTMRGHAYDALVGLAGCDKSLPGMMMAMVRLNVPSIFIYGGSILPGSFRGKPVTVQDLFEAVGKVAVGDMSLEDLDELEQVACPSAGACGAQFTANTMATVSEAIGLALPYSAGAPAPYEIRDKFCATAGEKVMELLAKQIRPRDIVTRKALENAATVVAASGGSTNAALHLPAIAHECGIEFTLFDVAEIFRRTPYIADLKPGGRYVAKDMFEVGGIPLLMKTLLDHGFMHGDCMTVTGRTIAENMDRVTWNPDQDVVYPANKPITPTGGVVGLKGNLAPEGAIVKVAGMSADKQVFTGPARVFDGEEACFEAVQSRTYKEGEVLVIRYEGPRGGPGMREMLSTTAALYGQGMGDKVALITDGRFSGATRGFCVGHVGPEAAVGGPIGLIRDGDSITLDAIQGTLSVALSDEELAERRKSWAPRTNTATSGYLWKYAQGVGPALYGAVTHPGGAKETQSYADV; encoded by the coding sequence ATGGTGACGGTGTTGAACGACAAGTCCAAGCTGCCGAGCCGCCACGTCACTGAGGGGCCCGACCGCGCCCCGCATCGCTCCTATCTCTACGCCATGGGTCTGACCCGCGAGCAGATCCACCAGCCGTTGGTCGGCGTCGCGTCCTGCTGGAACGAGGCTGCGCCCTGCAACATCTCGCTGATGCGCCAGGCGCAGGCGGTGAAGAAGGGCGTCGCCGCTGCGCACGGGACGCCGCGCGAGTTCTGCACCATCACGGTGACCGACGGCATCGCCATGGGCCATGGCGGCATGCGCGCGTCGCTGCCGTCGCGCGAGGTGATCGCCGATTCGGTCGAGCTGACCATGCGAGGCCACGCCTATGACGCGCTGGTCGGTCTGGCCGGCTGCGACAAGTCGCTGCCCGGCATGATGATGGCGATGGTGCGCCTCAACGTGCCGTCGATCTTCATCTACGGCGGCTCGATCCTGCCGGGCTCGTTCCGCGGCAAGCCCGTGACTGTGCAGGATCTGTTCGAGGCGGTCGGCAAGGTCGCGGTCGGCGACATGAGCCTCGAGGATCTCGACGAGCTGGAGCAGGTTGCCTGCCCGTCGGCCGGCGCCTGCGGTGCGCAGTTCACCGCCAACACGATGGCGACCGTCTCCGAGGCGATCGGCCTCGCGCTGCCTTACTCGGCGGGCGCCCCGGCCCCTTACGAGATCCGCGACAAGTTCTGCGCCACGGCCGGCGAGAAGGTGATGGAGCTGCTGGCCAAGCAGATCCGCCCGCGCGACATCGTCACCCGCAAGGCGCTCGAGAATGCCGCGACCGTGGTCGCCGCCTCCGGGGGCTCGACCAACGCGGCCCTGCACCTGCCGGCGATCGCCCACGAGTGTGGTATCGAGTTCACGCTGTTCGACGTCGCCGAGATCTTCCGGCGTACGCCCTACATCGCCGACCTGAAGCCGGGCGGGCGCTACGTGGCCAAGGACATGTTCGAGGTCGGCGGCATCCCGCTGCTGATGAAGACGCTCCTCGACCACGGCTTCATGCACGGCGACTGCATGACGGTTACCGGCCGGACCATCGCGGAGAACATGGACCGGGTGACCTGGAACCCGGACCAGGACGTGGTCTACCCGGCCAACAAGCCGATCACCCCCACCGGCGGCGTCGTCGGCCTCAAGGGCAATCTCGCCCCCGAGGGTGCGATCGTGAAGGTCGCCGGCATGTCCGCGGACAAGCAGGTCTTCACCGGTCCGGCCCGCGTGTTCGACGGCGAGGAGGCCTGCTTCGAGGCCGTGCAGTCGCGCACCTACAAGGAGGGCGAAGTTCTGGTCATCCGCTACGAGGGCCCGCGCGGCGGCCCCGGGATGCGCGAGATGCTGTCCACCACGGCAGCCCTCTACGGACAGGGCATGGGCGACAAGGTCGCGCTGATCACGGACGGGCGCTTCTCCGGCGCGACCCGCGGCTTCTGCGTCGGCCATGTCGGCCCCGAGGCGGCGGTGGGCGGCCCGATTGGCCTGATCCGCGACGGCGACAGCATCACCCTCGACGCGATCCAGGGCACGCTGAGCGTCGCTCTTTCGGATGAGGAACTGGCCGAGCGCCGCAAATCCTGGGCACCGCGGACCAACACCGCGACATCCGGATACCTCTGGAAATACGCGCAGGGCGTCGGCCCGGCGCTGTACGGCGCGGTCACGCACCCGGGGGGTGCCAAGGAGACGCAGAGCTATGCGGACGTCTAG
- a CDS encoding (Fe-S)-binding protein encodes MRVGLFVPCYVDAFEPEVGIATLELLERLGCTVEYPFDQTCCGQPMTNTGCHAEAAATEALFVKNFSGFDYVVAPSGSCVHQVREHLTAIPQTDEVRHVRASTFELVEFLHDVLKVEALPWANFPHKVAYHGNCNALRGIHHARPSELVKPYFSKPLDLLRLVDGVELVDLARPDECCGFGGTFSVFEPAVSAKMGYDKVADQNRAGAAYVVSADSSCLMHQKGCAERLGLPLKYIHIAQVLNGAAA; translated from the coding sequence ATGCGGGTCGGCCTGTTCGTGCCGTGCTATGTCGATGCCTTCGAGCCCGAGGTCGGGATCGCCACCCTCGAGCTGCTGGAGCGGTTAGGCTGCACGGTGGAGTACCCGTTCGATCAGACCTGCTGCGGCCAGCCGATGACCAACACCGGCTGCCATGCCGAGGCCGCCGCCACCGAGGCTTTGTTCGTCAAGAACTTCTCCGGGTTCGACTACGTGGTCGCTCCGTCGGGCTCCTGCGTGCATCAGGTCCGCGAGCACCTGACGGCGATCCCGCAGACCGACGAGGTCCGCCACGTCCGCGCCAGCACCTTCGAGCTGGTGGAGTTCCTGCACGACGTGCTCAAGGTCGAGGCGCTGCCCTGGGCGAACTTCCCCCACAAGGTTGCCTATCACGGCAATTGCAACGCGCTGCGCGGCATCCACCATGCGCGGCCCTCGGAGCTGGTGAAGCCGTACTTCTCGAAGCCCCTCGACCTGCTGCGCTTGGTCGACGGCGTCGAGCTGGTCGATCTCGCGCGGCCGGACGAGTGCTGCGGCTTCGGCGGGACGTTCTCGGTGTTCGAGCCGGCCGTCTCGGCCAAGATGGGCTACGACAAGGTCGCCGACCAAAATCGGGCCGGGGCGGCCTACGTCGTCTCGGCGGATTCATCCTGCCTGATGCACCAGAAGGGCTGCGCCGAGCGTCTGGGCCTGCCGCTCAAGTACATCCACATCGCGCAGGTGCTGAACGGAGCTGCCGCATGA
- a CDS encoding tetratricopeptide repeat protein translates to MRTSRTDLSRRRAPAGADPGRFRSAGRIAVAAWALVLLAVPTDSPRALDANVRTPVQVPVADRSYRSAKDALRAGMREYNAGDKQGAARALEYAAGQGHALALWKLGRMYADGDGVPHDDLKAFEFFSRIADASTDDGPDPQNSAVLGSAFTALGTYFLEGIKGTYVRPNPERAYDMFNYAASYYGDPNAQYNLARLYLDGTGVEADPRQAARWFNLAAEKGHHPAQALLGDMLINGLGGVPIQRVRGLMWLSLAREGAENRKDDWIVALYDKNWAAANEDDRAEAQAQLQTVGSIRRRR, encoded by the coding sequence ATGCGGACGTCTAGGACTGACCTCAGCCGGCGCAGGGCGCCGGCCGGGGCCGATCCCGGCCGGTTCCGGTCTGCCGGCAGGATCGCCGTCGCGGCCTGGGCTCTCGTCCTGCTGGCCGTGCCGACGGACTCGCCGCGCGCCCTCGACGCCAATGTGCGCACGCCCGTTCAAGTGCCGGTCGCCGACAGGAGCTACCGGTCTGCCAAGGATGCCTTGCGCGCCGGCATGCGCGAGTACAACGCCGGCGACAAGCAGGGCGCCGCACGGGCGCTGGAATACGCGGCCGGACAGGGCCATGCCCTGGCCCTGTGGAAGCTCGGCCGCATGTACGCCGACGGTGACGGCGTGCCGCACGACGACCTGAAGGCGTTCGAGTTCTTCTCCCGGATCGCCGATGCCAGCACCGATGACGGGCCCGACCCGCAGAATTCGGCTGTGCTGGGGAGCGCCTTCACGGCGCTGGGCACTTACTTCCTGGAGGGGATCAAAGGCACGTACGTGCGCCCGAACCCCGAGCGGGCCTACGACATGTTCAACTACGCGGCGTCGTATTACGGCGACCCCAACGCCCAGTACAATCTCGCACGGCTCTATCTCGACGGCACCGGCGTCGAGGCCGATCCGCGGCAGGCGGCGCGCTGGTTCAATCTGGCGGCGGAGAAGGGGCACCACCCGGCCCAGGCGCTGCTCGGCGACATGCTGATCAACGGCCTCGGCGGCGTGCCGATCCAGCGGGTCAGGGGCCTGATGTGGCTCTCCCTCGCGCGGGAAGGCGCGGAGAACCGCAAGGACGACTGGATCGTCGCGCTCTACGACAAGAACTGGGCAGCCGCGAACGAGGACGACCGGGCCGAGGCGCAGGCGCAGCTCCAGACGGTCGGTTCGATCCGGCGGCGGCGCTGA
- the poxB gene encoding ubiquinone-dependent pyruvate dehydrogenase: protein MRINNVAELVAETLEEAGVARIYGVVGDSLNGITEALRARGRIAWIHTRHEEAAAFAAAGEAQVTNQLAVCAGSCGPGNLHLINGLYDAHRSRTPVLAIAAHIPSPEIGSGYFQETKPTELFRDCSHYCELISDPAQMPFVLENAIRAAVGERGVAVIVLPGDVALREAPKRRLAPRAGLIPAKPVVRPADAELDALAAMLNAGKRVTLLCGRGCAGAHADLLQLAEALKSPIVHALGGKEFVEFDNPYDVGMTGLIGFSSGYAAMMACDTLLMLGTGFPYKQFYPQDATVAQVDLRPTELGRRCLIELGLVGDVGATIRALLPRLKPKADRSFLDASLKHYAKARAGLDDLATGKAGGPVHPQYLARALSEAATDDAIFTADVGTPTIWAARYVQMNGRRRLLGSWVHGSMANALSQGIGAQASQPDRQVIALCGDGGFAMLMGDFLTLRQHRLPLKVVVFNNGTLGFVELEMKAAGYLETGVALDNPDFAAMSRAAGIFAIRVEDPGELPGAIREFLDFDGPALLDVRTARNELSMPPKIDGQQVKGFSLYVLRAVMDGRGDAVLDLAKTNLIR, encoded by the coding sequence ATGCGCATCAACAACGTCGCCGAACTCGTCGCCGAGACCCTCGAGGAGGCCGGTGTCGCCCGCATCTACGGGGTGGTCGGCGACAGCCTGAACGGCATCACCGAGGCCCTTCGGGCCCGCGGCCGGATCGCGTGGATCCACACGCGCCACGAGGAAGCAGCGGCTTTCGCGGCGGCCGGCGAGGCGCAGGTCACGAACCAGCTCGCGGTCTGCGCCGGCTCCTGTGGGCCGGGAAACCTGCATCTGATCAACGGCCTGTATGACGCGCACCGCAGCCGGACTCCGGTCCTCGCGATCGCCGCCCATATCCCGTCCCCGGAGATCGGCTCGGGCTATTTCCAGGAGACGAAACCCACGGAGCTGTTTCGCGACTGCAGCCACTATTGCGAGCTGATCTCCGACCCCGCCCAGATGCCCTTCGTCCTGGAGAACGCGATCCGCGCCGCCGTGGGCGAGCGGGGCGTCGCGGTGATCGTCCTGCCGGGTGACGTCGCGCTCCGGGAAGCCCCCAAGCGCCGGCTTGCGCCACGGGCCGGGCTGATCCCCGCCAAGCCGGTGGTCCGGCCCGCCGATGCCGAGCTCGACGCCTTGGCGGCCATGCTCAACGCCGGCAAGCGGGTGACGCTTCTCTGCGGACGCGGCTGCGCCGGCGCTCATGCCGATTTGCTCCAGCTCGCCGAGGCTCTGAAGAGCCCCATCGTCCACGCGCTGGGCGGCAAGGAGTTCGTCGAGTTCGACAATCCCTACGACGTCGGCATGACCGGCCTGATCGGCTTCTCGTCGGGCTACGCGGCCATGATGGCATGCGACACGCTGCTGATGCTCGGCACCGGCTTCCCGTACAAGCAATTCTATCCGCAGGACGCCACGGTGGCGCAGGTCGACCTGCGCCCAACCGAGCTTGGCCGGCGCTGCCTCATCGAGCTGGGCCTCGTCGGCGATGTCGGCGCCACGATCCGGGCGCTCCTGCCGCGGCTGAAGCCCAAGGCCGACCGGTCCTTCCTCGATGCCAGTCTGAAGCATTACGCCAAGGCGCGCGCAGGCCTCGACGACCTCGCCACCGGTAAGGCCGGCGGTCCCGTGCATCCGCAGTACCTCGCCCGCGCCCTCAGCGAGGCGGCCACCGACGACGCCATCTTCACGGCCGATGTCGGCACGCCGACGATCTGGGCGGCACGTTACGTTCAGATGAACGGCAGGCGGCGTCTCCTCGGCTCCTGGGTCCACGGCTCGATGGCCAACGCCCTGTCGCAGGGCATCGGCGCCCAGGCGAGCCAGCCGGACCGGCAGGTGATTGCGCTGTGCGGCGATGGCGGCTTCGCCATGCTGATGGGCGATTTCCTGACGCTGCGGCAGCACCGTCTGCCGCTGAAGGTCGTAGTCTTCAACAACGGGACGCTCGGCTTCGTCGAACTGGAGATGAAGGCCGCCGGCTATCTCGAAACCGGCGTCGCCCTCGACAACCCGGACTTTGCCGCGATGTCGCGGGCGGCTGGCATCTTCGCCATACGGGTCGAGGATCCCGGCGAGTTGCCCGGTGCCATCCGCGAGTTCCTGGATTTCGACGGTCCGGCGCTCCTCGACGTGCGCACCGCCCGCAACGAGCTCTCGATGCCGCCCAAGATCGACGGCCAGCAGGTGAAGGGCTTCAGCCTCTATGTCCTGCGCGCCGTGATGGATGGACGCGGTGACGCGGTTCTCGACCTCGCCAAGACCAACCTCATCCGGTAG
- a CDS encoding transglutaminase family protein, producing the protein MRYTLGCSLSYNILSDTTFIFNMEVAKLKSVEILSESLVLTPNLKRDLYTTPDLLNRYLAVNVPTGQFALEYNAEVDLMVHRADPATINETPIGQLPLDILPFLLPSRFVSSDRLTPFALAEFGALPKGHARVNQICNWIHDHIAYQPGTSDGETTADESLLKRAGVCRDFAHIGAAFCRALGIPARFVSCYAHGLVPSDFHAVFEAYLDGRWWLFDATRQADLDGLVRIGVGRDAAEIAFSTPFGNMQPVNQQVRIQRTDGQGSPMPRTIDAISTEIPAPNAGAA; encoded by the coding sequence ATGCGCTACACGCTTGGTTGCAGCCTGTCCTACAACATCCTCTCCGACACCACCTTCATCTTCAACATGGAGGTGGCGAAGCTGAAGAGCGTCGAGATCCTCAGCGAGAGCCTGGTTCTGACGCCGAACCTGAAGCGCGACCTCTACACCACGCCCGACCTCTTGAACCGCTACCTCGCGGTCAACGTACCGACCGGCCAATTCGCGCTGGAATACAATGCCGAGGTCGACTTGATGGTGCATCGGGCTGATCCCGCCACCATCAACGAGACGCCGATCGGGCAGCTGCCCCTCGACATCCTGCCTTTCCTGCTGCCCAGCCGGTTCGTGTCCTCGGACCGCCTGACACCCTTCGCGCTGGCCGAGTTCGGCGCGCTGCCGAAGGGCCACGCCCGCGTGAATCAGATCTGCAACTGGATCCACGACCACATCGCCTATCAACCGGGCACGAGCGACGGCGAGACGACCGCCGACGAATCTCTGCTCAAGCGGGCCGGCGTATGCCGCGACTTCGCGCATATCGGCGCGGCCTTCTGCCGGGCGCTCGGCATTCCGGCCCGGTTCGTGAGCTGCTACGCCCACGGCCTCGTGCCGAGCGACTTCCACGCGGTGTTCGAGGCCTATCTCGACGGACGCTGGTGGCTGTTCGACGCCACCCGGCAAGCCGACCTCGACGGGCTTGTGCGCATCGGTGTCGGCCGGGACGCCGCCGAGATCGCCTTCTCGACGCCCTTCGGGAACATGCAGCCTGTCAACCAGCAGGTGCGGATCCAGCGGACAGACGGGCAGGGCAGCCCGATGCCGCGCACGATCGACGCGATCTCGACCGAGATCCCCGCGCCCAATGCCGGAGCGGCCTGA
- a CDS encoding lactate utilization protein C, whose product MSARDSILADIRRNRPAGDFPLPEVPLFTPLIGDDLVAEFGERLKRMGGRVAEPVPGDVFAGVRERLEAAKVIASAVPELTGNRDLRSVRYPQEVEDVDVAVVRAVFGIAETGSVLFTEHQLIVNAVAYLAQHLVVLLDPADILPNVQAAYRRPDFGHAAYAVLHTGPSATADIEGVLIHGAQGVRSLTVVMLPGGAAERG is encoded by the coding sequence GTGAGCGCGCGCGACAGCATCCTGGCCGACATCCGACGGAACCGGCCGGCCGGCGACTTCCCATTGCCGGAGGTGCCGCTGTTCACGCCGCTCATCGGCGACGACCTCGTGGCAGAGTTCGGCGAGCGGCTGAAGCGCATGGGCGGCCGAGTGGCCGAGCCTGTCCCCGGCGACGTCTTCGCGGGCGTGCGCGAGCGTCTCGAGGCCGCGAAGGTTATTGCCTCGGCGGTCCCGGAACTCACCGGAAACCGCGACCTGCGGAGCGTGCGCTATCCGCAGGAGGTCGAGGATGTCGACGTGGCGGTGGTCCGCGCGGTGTTCGGCATCGCCGAGACCGGCTCGGTGCTGTTCACGGAACATCAGCTGATCGTCAACGCGGTCGCCTATCTCGCGCAGCATCTCGTCGTGTTGCTCGACCCGGCCGACATCCTGCCCAACGTCCAGGCGGCGTATCGGCGCCCGGACTTCGGCCATGCGGCGTATGCGGTGCTCCACACCGGGCCGTCGGCCACCGCCGACATCGAGGGCGTGCTGATCCACGGCGCGCAGGGCGTGCGCTCGCTGACGGTGGTGATGCTCCCGGGGGGCGCGGCCGAGCGCGGCTGA
- a CDS encoding ethanolamine ammonia-lyase subunit EutB, translating to MAYRHVVGPRTHVFADLATLMAKATPVRSGDRLAGIAAESAEENAAARWCLAEVPLADILARPLIDYERDDVTRLILDTHDAAAFAEIRHLTVGDFREFLLTAPPETLTRIAAAVTPEIAAAVSKIMRNQDLISVARKARVVTRFRNTIGLPGTLAVRLQPNHPTDDAKGITAAILDGLALGCGDAVIGINPASDSVQVLGDLLQLLDAVIRRHGIPTQACVLTHVTTTLAAMERGLPVDLVFQSIAGTEKANASFGVTLPLLKEAHEAALALKRGTVGDNCMYFETGQGSALSADAHHGIDQQTLEARAYAVARVFRPLLVNTVVGFIGPEYLYDGKEIIRAGLEDHFCGKLMGVPLGVDVCYTNHAEADQDDMDTLLTLLGAAGCTYIMGVPGADDVMLNYQSTSFHDSLYLREVLGLRRAPEFEAWLHEIGMTDAAGVLIPGAEAPLLTATPDLAA from the coding sequence ATGGCCTACCGTCACGTCGTCGGCCCACGCACCCACGTCTTCGCCGATCTCGCGACCCTGATGGCGAAGGCGACCCCGGTCCGCTCCGGCGACCGGCTCGCCGGCATCGCCGCCGAATCCGCGGAGGAGAATGCCGCCGCCCGATGGTGCCTCGCCGAGGTGCCGCTCGCCGACATCCTGGCGCGGCCGCTGATCGACTATGAACGCGACGACGTCACCCGCCTGATCCTCGACACGCACGATGCGGCGGCGTTCGCCGAGATCCGGCATCTTACGGTCGGCGACTTCCGGGAGTTTTTGCTCACCGCGCCGCCGGAGACGCTGACCCGCATCGCGGCCGCGGTCACGCCCGAGATCGCGGCCGCGGTCTCGAAGATCATGCGCAACCAGGATCTGATCTCGGTGGCCCGGAAGGCGCGGGTGGTCACGCGCTTCCGCAATACGATCGGCCTGCCGGGCACTCTGGCCGTCCGGCTCCAGCCGAACCATCCAACCGACGACGCGAAGGGCATCACGGCGGCGATCCTCGACGGGCTGGCCCTCGGCTGCGGCGATGCGGTCATCGGCATCAACCCGGCTTCCGATTCCGTCCAGGTGCTGGGCGATCTGCTCCAGCTCCTCGACGCTGTGATCCGCCGTCACGGCATCCCGACTCAGGCCTGCGTGCTCACGCACGTGACCACCACGCTCGCCGCCATGGAGCGCGGCCTTCCGGTGGATCTCGTCTTCCAGTCCATCGCCGGCACCGAGAAGGCCAATGCCAGCTTCGGCGTGACGCTGCCGCTCCTCAAGGAGGCCCACGAGGCGGCTCTGGCGCTGAAGCGCGGCACCGTCGGCGACAATTGCATGTATTTCGAGACCGGCCAGGGCTCGGCGCTCTCGGCAGACGCGCATCACGGGATCGACCAGCAGACCCTGGAGGCGCGCGCCTACGCCGTGGCGCGGGTGTTTCGGCCGCTCCTGGTCAACACGGTGGTCGGCTTCATCGGTCCCGAATACCTGTACGACGGCAAGGAGATCATCCGGGCCGGGCTGGAGGACCATTTCTGCGGCAAGCTGATGGGCGTGCCGCTCGGTGTCGACGTCTGCTACACCAATCACGCCGAGGCCGATCAGGACGACATGGACACGCTCCTGACGCTCCTCGGAGCGGCCGGCTGCACCTACATCATGGGCGTGCCGGGAGCCGACGACGTGATGCTGAACTACCAATCCACGTCGTTCCACGATTCCCTCTACCTGCGCGAGGTTCTCGGCCTCAGGCGCGCCCCGGAATTCGAGGCCTGGCTGCATGAGATCGGGATGACGGACGCGGCCGGTGTCCTGATCCCGGGTGCGGAGGCCCCGCTTCTGACCGCGACACCGGATCTCGCCGCATGA
- the eutC gene encoding ethanolamine ammonia-lyase subunit EutC encodes MSDPAAIWRRLAGLTPARIGLGRVGSGLPTREVLRFGLDHAQARDAVHAPLDEETLTRGIGDLGFATCRVSSQAPDRATYLRRTDLGRRLAPDDRAALEAEAGQADLALVVADGLSARAVHENAVPLLAAFRRHAEKAGWELAPVVIARQARVALGDEIGTALAARAVAVLIGERPGLSSPDSLGIYLTFGPRLGRSDAERNCISNVRAAGFTHDLAAFKLDWLLTRAFNLGLTGVALKDESDQVLVGGAQAAALPSRPDGEV; translated from the coding sequence ATGAGTGATCCGGCCGCGATCTGGAGGCGCCTCGCCGGTCTGACCCCGGCCCGGATCGGGCTCGGACGCGTGGGCAGCGGGCTGCCCACCCGGGAGGTGCTGCGTTTCGGCCTCGATCACGCCCAGGCCCGCGATGCCGTGCACGCGCCGCTGGACGAGGAGACCCTGACGCGCGGTATCGGAGATCTCGGCTTCGCCACGTGCAGGGTCAGCTCCCAGGCGCCCGACCGGGCGACGTATCTGCGCCGGACGGATCTCGGCCGCCGGCTCGCGCCGGACGACCGCGCCGCGCTCGAGGCCGAGGCGGGGCAGGCCGATCTCGCGCTTGTCGTCGCCGACGGCCTGTCGGCCCGGGCGGTGCACGAGAACGCCGTGCCGTTGCTCGCGGCCTTCAGGCGCCATGCCGAGAAGGCGGGATGGGAGCTCGCGCCCGTCGTCATCGCCCGGCAGGCCCGGGTGGCACTGGGCGATGAGATCGGAACCGCCCTGGCGGCCCGCGCTGTCGCCGTGCTGATCGGCGAGCGGCCCGGCCTCTCATCTCCCGACAGCCTCGGGATCTACCTGACCTTCGGCCCCCGGCTCGGCCGCTCGGATGCCGAGCGGAACTGCATCTCGAACGTGCGGGCGGCGGGTTTCACCCACGACCTTGCCGCGTTCAAGCTCGACTGGCTGCTGACACGCGCCTTCAACCTGGGTCTCACCGGCGTGGCGTTGAAGGACGAGAGCGATCAGGTTCTGGTCGGTGGCGCGCAAGCCGCTGCCCTGCCAAGCCGGCCTGATGGTGAGGTCTAG